Below is a window of Bacteroidota bacterium DNA.
ATTGCCTTTATTAGATTCATTATCAATTAACTATCCAAGTACAAACGTTTGCAATCAACTATATCCGTCTATAAATAGTTGAAAGCCGAATAACTTTTGCGGCACACCACACCTTTGCAGCGTCGATCAACAAAAAGTGTCGGCGAAAAAATTTAAGGCATAATTCAATTAGTACGTAAATCAATTTTTATTTTTTTCAATATGAAAGCAACTATGAAAAAGAACAATGTAAAACTGGTGGTCAATCTCGGAACAAACCCGGGTTTGCGTCACTTCAAAAGCGGGAAGCGCATGGCCATCTTTTCGGTCGCATCCGTTGAACCGGATCCTGAAACAAAAAGGAATGAAGTAAAATGGTACAGCGTGATCGCCTGGAATAATCTTGCGGATGTAGCGCAGAAATATCTTACCAAAGGAAAACGAGTCATGGTCTGCGGTAATCACATCTCGAAAGAATGGTACGATAAAAAAGGAATTCTGCGCCATCGCGAAGAAATTCTTGCCACCGATCTCATTCTTCTCTCTACAGGAAAAGTTCCGGCTGTAAAACTCGCCGCGTGAAAAAAACTGGTCAGCACCGGTAATCAATTCACAATTATCAATTCAAATAATTTCTAATTAATTTTTAAAACAATTTATCTATGAACGCAATTAAAAACAATGTACAGATCGTAGGCAACCTCGGTCGTAACCCTGATGTAAAAACTTTCGACACCGGGAAAAAAGTCGCCAACTTCGTGATCGCTTGCAACGATTCCTATAATGATTCAGAAGGGCGCAAGATCGAAAACACCAACTGGTTCAATGTTTCTGCATGGGACGGACTCGCAACTATCGCCGAAAAATACATGGAGAAAGGTTCCCGTGTTGCGATCAACGGACGCCTCCATAATAAAACGTGGACCGACAAAGAAGGAAAGAAACGCTATTCCACAGAGATC
It encodes the following:
- a CDS encoding single-stranded DNA-binding protein is translated as MKKNNVKLVVNLGTNPGLRHFKSGKRMAIFSVASVEPDPETKRNEVKWYSVIAWNNLADVAQKYLTKGKRVMVCGNHISKEWYDKKGILRHREEILATDLILLSTGKVPAVKLAA
- a CDS encoding single-stranded DNA-binding protein, with product MNAIKNNVQIVGNLGRNPDVKTFDTGKKVANFVIACNDSYNDSEGRKIENTNWFNVSAWDGLATIAEKYMEKGSRVAINGRLHNKTWTDKEGKKRYSTEIVVTDLLLLSEKKAA